Proteins from a genomic interval of Waddliaceae bacterium:
- the tsaD gene encoding tRNA (adenosine(37)-N6)-threonylcarbamoyltransferase complex transferase subunit TsaD, which translates to MTLVLGIESTCDDTGCAVVRDGVEILSNVVSSQIDIHNAFGGVVPELASRHHIDIIIPVIQKALEDANVTLDDIGLFAVAKGPGLIGSLLIGLNAAKALAFATKKPFVGVNHVEAHLYAAMMPAIEKLVFPLLGVVISGGHTFLARIDAIGEYTIIGTTVDDAIGEAFDKAAKIMGLPYPGGPEIEKLAINGDASRYDFKPSKIKGRPFDFSFSGLKTKVLYTVKGQSSQMKSPLIIEESDKKHVAAAFQEAAFSDIIAKASLALEKYPDINGIVFGGGVTNNDAIRDIVAKKFPETPVFWPARALTQDNAAMIAGLGYHHYSQEGDALDLEPMTRLALEDLDNTYNKK; encoded by the coding sequence ATGACGCTAGTATTAGGAATAGAAAGCACATGTGACGACACAGGATGCGCCGTAGTTCGCGACGGCGTGGAGATACTCTCTAACGTCGTATCTTCGCAGATCGACATCCACAATGCCTTCGGCGGCGTCGTCCCCGAGCTCGCCTCTCGCCACCATATTGATATCATCATCCCCGTTATACAGAAAGCCCTCGAAGACGCCAATGTCACCCTCGACGATATAGGCCTCTTCGCCGTAGCAAAAGGCCCCGGACTTATAGGTTCTCTTCTTATCGGCCTCAACGCCGCAAAAGCTCTGGCTTTCGCCACAAAAAAGCCTTTCGTCGGCGTCAACCATGTCGAAGCACACCTTTACGCCGCTATGATGCCTGCTATTGAAAAATTGGTATTCCCACTGCTGGGCGTTGTCATCTCGGGAGGACACACCTTCCTAGCACGTATCGACGCCATTGGAGAATATACTATAATAGGCACTACCGTCGACGATGCCATCGGCGAAGCCTTCGACAAAGCAGCGAAGATAATGGGACTCCCCTATCCTGGCGGCCCTGAGATCGAGAAACTCGCCATTAATGGCGACGCCAGCAGATACGACTTCAAGCCTTCCAAGATAAAAGGCAGGCCTTTCGACTTCTCCTTCAGCGGCCTCAAGACAAAAGTCCTATATACCGTGAAAGGTCAAAGCTCGCAGATGAAAAGCCCACTGATCATCGAAGAATCCGACAAGAAACACGTCGCTGCAGCGTTCCAAGAAGCTGCTTTCAGTGACATCATCGCAAAAGCATCGCTCGCCCTAGAGAAATACCCCGACATCAACGGCATCGTCTTCGGTGGTGGCGTAACCAATAACGACGCCATACGCGATATCGTAGCGAAGAAATTCCCTGAGACGCCGGTATTCTGGCCAGCGCGTGCCCTTACACAAGACAACGCCGCGATGATCGCCGGCCTTGGATACCACCACTATTCACAAGAGGGCGACGCCCTCGATCTCGAGCCCATGACACGTCTGGCCCTCGAAGACCTCGATAACACTTACAACAAAAAATAA